From the genome of Ziziphus jujuba cultivar Dongzao chromosome 4, ASM3175591v1:
TATAATGATAAACAAGCCTCGCGGGATTCAGATAGTAAgttccattttactttttattttttgcaatgttTAGTTCGTTGGGTTTCGAatattatagtttatttttctGGCACTTTCTCAGTCAATACAAATCCTTAGCAttctgaatttattttctttcacttACTTTTCAGGAATTTTAGGAAATACAGGATTAATAGTAGCAATTGTTCTAACCGGAACTGCATTCATAATGCTATCTCTGTTTGCTGCTTATGCTGCCTACGCAAAGCTATCAAATACTAAAGGTACAAGATTTTATTGGCTTAAAAACAGGACCGTAAAATTATTGCTTGCTtatgtctattttttttttttttttttttctgtttttaggaCGTGGTAATCTCGGCAAGGTTGCTTCTAGCATGAACAAGTCCAGCTTGAATTTCAAGTACGAAACACTCGAAAAGGCCACAGATTATTTCAATCCTTCAAGAAAAATTGGCCAAGGAGGAGCTGGTTCTGTATTCAAAGGAAATCTTCCAAATGGAGAAACTGTAGCTGTAAAAAGATTGGTATTCAATACTAGGCAATGGGTAGATGAGTTTTTCAACGAAGTTAATTTGATCAGTGTTATTCAGCACAAGAACCTGGTTAAACTTCTTGGCTGTAGCATTGAAGGACCTGAGAGCTTGTTGGTCTATGAGTATGTGCCCAAGAAAAGTCTCGATCAGTTTCTTTTcggtaatatttttgttttttatttttttatttttttgttttttatttttttttctttctcaatcCTGAATATGTTCACATTGAAGTTTTAGATCAGAATATTTAGCAACTGTACCAgatctttttaagttttttgaaTCCAAAACTGTGTGAATGCAAGTAAAtgtcaatggaaaaaaaaaaaaagaagaagcctaGGACACTTTTTAAACACTTTCTGTTCTAAAGTCAAGATCTTGCTCAAATTCGAAGTtgtaactttcttttttttcctttttttttttaaattcagagAAGGACAAGGTTCAGATTCTGATTTGGAAGCAGAGGgtaaatattattgttggaaTAGCTGAAGGGCTTGCATATCTTCATGGAGGTTGTAAAGTAAGAATAATACACAGGGATATAAAAAGCagcaacattcttcttgacgaGAACTTGAATCCAAAGATTGCAGATTTTGGCCTTGTTCGCTGTTTTTCTGCTGACAAGACTCATCTTAGCACTGGGATTGCTGGAACACTgtaagttaaaataaataaaaattctttttttaagcTTTAGATCACTCTTTTTCTCGTTCATTTTTGTCATGTGGTCTCGTGATGTTATTTTCTTATAAAGTTTGGTTCTCAATGCTATATAAAGCAAATTGATGTCAAATCATTCTCAATATTTGAAGCATTTCGAACTTTATAGCCTTAGTAGGTagggcatttttttttttttgggtagatagGGCATTCTTTCTGTTGGACCACCTACTGGTTCCCTAAAAGCCTATTCCTGCCGAAAccccctttttgtttttttgttggggggggggggttataTTATTTTGCATGATTAAACTAAAGCGgtacaataacaataatttaggGGATAATGTGAGAAATTTTAGTTCAGGTTAAAGTTAAAAACGTGTTAATAGttctttttgtttctctctatttttcttttcattaatttctaatttgcgAACTATCTTGTGAAGCAGGGGTTATATGGCTCCTGAGTATCTAATTAGAGGGCAATTGACAGAGAAAGCAGACGTATATAGCTTTGGAGTTCTAGTTCTTGAGATTGTATGTGGAAGGAGGAACAGTGCCTTTAAACAAGACTCGGGTTCCCTACTACAGATGGTAATTAGCCTCACCCATTTCTTccccccaagaaaaaaaaaaaaaaaaaaatcctttgtagtccatttttctatttgttgacaaaatgagaaattttcatttttgacaCCAGGTTTGGAAACACTACAAGTCAAATGAATTGGCTGAAGCTGTTGACCCTTGTTTGGGAAATGATTTCCCAGCAAACGAGGCATCAAAAGTGCTTCAAATTGGGCTTTTATGCACACAAGCTTCAGTTTCTTTAAGACCATCAATGGCTGAAGTGGTGACATTGCTGACCAATAAAGAGGGAGATACACCTATTCCAAATCAACCTCCATTCTTAAATGCCAGTGTTTTAGAGCCATCCAGCTCCGTAAGATCTTACAGCACACATAGTTTAGCATCAAATGCATTTACAAAATTTGAAGCTTCTTCTTGCTCCACAGAGTTGTCTAGTGCTCGGAGTTCAAATGGTATAGTAAGGAGTGGAATGAGTCAGATTATTTCCTTTACAGATGGGCCATCAAGAAGTGAAGAATCTACCAAATAACTAAAAATTTCCAACAATTTTGAACCACACGTTGCTGTAAGTTTCGACGGATTGGCATTCGGCCAAGATTTGGACAAAGAATTGCGTGACAAAATGGGGCTCAAAGTGAGCTACTTTCCGTGGCAAAGAAAAGGAGACTGCAAAGAAGGAATGAATGGACTACAgctaattaacccaaaaatttTGATTAGGTAGATATGTGTGAGGAAGGTGGATCATCAAGGACTAATGTATCCATTACCAGAAAGATATCAGAATTTTCTGATCCCTCATTTGTGTTCGTGTCAGAATCCCATTAAATTTCAATAGTAGGTGAGGTGGTTGCCAGGACCCCCATATGGATATCTGTCCTATTCGTTCTTCCctatgctttcttttttttttttctttcctttactTTTTTTGGTTTCATTTTCTCATTTGAGAGTTGAAACATCATTATAAATCAATGCTTAAACCAATTACAGATTTTTTCACCTCAACTGGGTTGTTTAGGATATGTATAATGTCATTTAGATGCATGTCATAATCGAAATGTATACCTCATATTGGTGGAAGTTAATAGCTATATTAATACTAGATGTGACGGCTTAACTCCTTTCTACTAAATCCTTATGTAATTCTGCTTTCTAATCCATGCAAGCAACATGGTGCATGATGGTTGggtttttttgcttctttttcttattattatttttatttgtggtATTCCGATAATATTTGTTGGGACCATTGGCTGGCATTTTGAGGGAAGTCTTTAGACCGCAATTgcttttaaaaatgatatatgaaacgtaaaaacaaaagcaatctaACATCATTTGAAACTGACATTTTGAATCATGTCAAACGTCCTATTGAAAGCATCTAAGCATTTGTTGACAAAAGGATCCTGAAAAGGCCGGAGGGGCTGCCTGCTACCATTATGGACTCTGTGTCATGATTCTCTTCAACTTTCGATTGACATGAGTTTGAACAGCATTTTGATCTCAATAGAGGGACCAGATCCGTTATATGGGGTTTGcgaataaaaaggaaattacaCCACAGGCATTCAGATAAAAACATATCAAAGAGAGGGAGAGGGCTTAAAATAGGTAAAAATGCACCTCTACAACTGCAGAAAATGAGAGAGTACTAATTCCAAGCAGAAAAACTCCAAAAACAATCTGTCTAGATGCCTACCACCTCTGCAAGTTCATGATTTTCGCTAGCAATAATGTGGGGATGACCATTTAACTTGGAAGAGTACCCTAGAAACGCACATGACATGGGACACAAAAGTTCTGTCTAATCTCTATGCCAAAATCTACAAGGCatgaaattttattacaaaaGCCTGCAGTGCAACAAAGGAGTACAGAAGTTTGTCTAACACATACagtgtatatatatggaatttgcCTATTCATCTTCCACCACAACGCTTATTTCACCCCTATCAAGCATTTCATAGAATTCCTTGGTTTTCCTCTGGACATTCCAGTGATGAATTTTCCAGAGAAATCCAGCCGCAAGGCCCATACTTATCCCATAAAAGATGTCCTTCAGCACATTAGGACCCTGATACGCAGCATGTGCTATCTTAGGAGCAGCCATCTCCAATACCCTGCAAAATCTACGGTATTTAAGATACACGacaaagcaaccaaaaaaaaaaaaaaaaagcctagtTTTTGCTTTCCACTGTACAGATCTCAAAAGCAGATATCGtgaagaaaatgataaaaatatttcaaaagaaaTTTGCAACCTGAACAACACAGACAAATTGCACTCCCTATTCTTTTGACTACTAGAGCTCTATGTCTAATCAAGTGTAGTTTTGTTAATTTCTTTGCTATCAGTTTGTATAAAAACTTTTCATAAATAGCTATTGCAAAAACTTGGTCAAATAAATAACTGTTGGTTTACTTGTCTGAATAGATTCTTCAATTTTCGAGCATCTTTCATGGCTAAATTCAAAAAACACACCTCATTTTCTATGCAAAGCCAGCAGCCTACAACAAGAGCAATTAAGAGATGTTCTTCATTTTTGCCACACATTGACCACCCAAGCAAATGTCGTGGCCAATGCATACCACATTCTCCCTTTAGCATTTATTTTCTAAACTTCTTTCATGCATGTCTATAATCCGTTTTCATTTCTCCAAAAGAAACCTTAACTAATTAAAATTACggttgaataattaatttaattccaATCTATAGATACAAAGTCTATTTTTGTAATTCTCAaaacaactattttttttaaaaaggaaacactCAATCCTATAGTAAAGAAACAAAGTTTCGCCCAATTAAACTGAATTCCCATCATTATAATTTAACGAGAAATACGTACCTTAAAATGGTCAATGGAGACAAGATGGTTTACATTTACAGAAAAACATGGTTCGGGGAGCTGAGCTGATAAAGTGGGAAATGTCCTGGACCAGCGAAGTGGAATGTTGAACACGTAGTTCTATTGTTGACACGTCGTTGACACGTTTCAGACAACAGCAATTGGCACTCAACAGGGAAGTTGTTCAAAATAGGATGAATAGTGACGCACGTTGTCGTTTCATGGGCATAATCGCGAAACCAACCGAATTATGTTTTGTGCACTACGACACCGTCTCATTCCAGGTCTTCCCTTTATAAAGTCCACCCTAATTACTAACTAAACGAAGCCTGAAAACTCTCCCTATTTAACGGAGGAAGTGAAAATTGAATGCTGATCACCCCAGCAGTTGGATTGCTTAGAAACAACAAGATTTTGCAGCACCTTCAGACTATATAAATGGCTTAGACTTACCAGTTACCAGCAAAGTTTTCCATTTTCGAGTGCACCACAGTTTCACACTGCAATATGGTGAGGATCTAAATGCAACATACGCCCCCTGCATTTAGTatgaatcaaaattttaaggCTATGAAATAGAAATCAGGGCGGTGATGCTCCCGCGTAAATTGT
Proteins encoded in this window:
- the LOC107415492 gene encoding probable cytochrome c oxidase subunit 5C-1 isoform X1, whose amino-acid sequence is MRFCRVLEMAAPKIAHAAYQGPNVLKDIFYGISMGLAAGFLWKIHHWNVQRKTKEFYEMLDRGEISVVVEDE
- the LOC107415492 gene encoding probable cytochrome c oxidase subunit 5C-1 isoform X2 produces the protein MRVLEMAAPKIAHAAYQGPNVLKDIFYGISMGLAAGFLWKIHHWNVQRKTKEFYEMLDRGEISVVVEDE
- the LOC107415492 gene encoding probable cytochrome c oxidase subunit 5C-1 isoform X3; the encoded protein is MAAPKIAHAAYQGPNVLKDIFYGISMGLAAGFLWKIHHWNVQRKTKEFYEMLDRGEISVVVEDE
- the LOC107415491 gene encoding cysteine-rich receptor-like protein kinase 42 — protein: MINPMHTSISHNKSVFFFFFVIIFFLFSFFSPTVSDPRISIAGMYCGRARAPAKANFIPTFVKEMESLSQTITDQQWGTHFVNTTIPIYGLAQCFQDLSRTDCLLCYAASRTKLPRCLPSISARIYLDGCFLRYDNYSFYKETTDTSRDTVNCSSKYAVLDDQSGKSQFVKNVKFVVNNVTSIALKNGGFGVAEVKGVYALAQCWKTVGYVGCRACLEKAAEAVGKCAPKREARALYAGCYLRYSTDKFYNDKQASRDSDRILGNTGLIVAIVLTGTAFIMLSLFAAYAAYAKLSNTKGRGNLGKVASSMNKSSLNFKYETLEKATDYFNPSRKIGQGGAGSVFKGNLPNGETVAVKRLVFNTRQWVDEFFNEVNLISVIQHKNLVKLLGCSIEGPESLLVYEYVPKKSLDQFLFEKDKVQILIWKQRVNIIVGIAEGLAYLHGGCKVRIIHRDIKSSNILLDENLNPKIADFGLVRCFSADKTHLSTGIAGTLGYMAPEYLIRGQLTEKADVYSFGVLVLEIVCGRRNSAFKQDSGSLLQMVWKHYKSNELAEAVDPCLGNDFPANEASKVLQIGLLCTQASVSLRPSMAEVVTLLTNKEGDTPIPNQPPFLNASVLEPSSSVRSYSTHSLASNAFTKFEASSCSTELSSARSSNGIVRSGMSQIISFTDGPSRSEESTK